The genomic region TGGCTGAACGGATAGTTGGCGTTCCGGGTCGTTTCCCAGCGGTAGGCGGGCCCGGCGAAAGCATCCAATGTAAGCCGCGAGAATAGTTGCTGGTAGCCAAGCAGCACGCCGGCCTCCTGCTCCGTGCGCTTGCCTCGTACGGCACCAGAAGGTGGCACGTCGCCCAAACCCAGCTTCAACCGACCCACGCCCACAAAAGGGCCCGCGAAAAAACCGGTCTGGGGCTGGGCAGGGGTGAAGTAGTACCGATAGTCGAGATACACCTTAGGACCGTTGTCCGGCTCTTGGTCTTGTGCCCGGAAGTGGCGGTAGCTGCCCGTCAGCTGCAGGGCTGAGTGCGGCGTCAGGCCCAGTTCCATTCCCAAACTGGCCGACAACGGAATCCGGTCTTCTATTGAAAGCAAGGGGTTGGCGCTGGCTTTCACAGTTATGGTCTGAGCCGAAACTGGCTGTGTAAACGCAAGCAACAGCACAGCCATCAGGGCGGCACTGGTAGCAAGTTGAAGCCGTAAACTAAGCGGGAACAGTAACGGCCGATGGTGGCGGCGCGGTAGGTAAAGTTGGGTGGTTGGCATAGCGGGAAGCATAACGATGCGGAATATACACGGAAGCCGTCACCCACAAACCAAAACGCCCGGCTTCTCCCACGATAGGAAAAGCCGGGCGTCCGGATGGCGCGAGGGAGGTTATTCTTTCACCAGACGCTTGGCATACTGCTTGCCGTCGGTGCCGCGCACCAGCACGATGTAGGTGCCTTTGGCGGCGTTATGCAGCTCCAGCGGCTTGATGTCGCCGCCAGTCATCGTCAGGGTCAGTACTGCGCGGCCTACGTTATCCAGCACCCGTACCTCGTAGGTGCCGGCGGGCAGCAAGCTCAGGTCGAGCTGCGTGGCCTGGGTAGGCGTGGCAGGGTTCGGGTACAGCGAGATACCTGCGGGCTCTGCTTTGCCCTCGAAGCGCACGGTTTGTACCGGCGAGTAGGCTTCGGTGCCGTCGCGGTCAACCTGGCGCAGGCGGTAATACAGCAGCTTGGTACCCTGCTTGCCGGCTCCGGCATCAGTGTAGGAGTAGGAAGAAGCGCTGGCCGTGGTGCCCTGGCCATTCACGCGGGCAACCTGCTCAAACACCCGGCTATCGGTGCTGCGCTGCACCTCGAAGTGGCTGTTGTTCAGCTCGGAAGCCGTGCGCCAGTTCAGCTGCACGTCCACGGCGCGCACCACCTTCGCCTGGAAGCTCACCAGCGTTACGGGCAGCGGGCGGTTGTCGATTGGCATGGAGTAGGTAGCGGTGTTATTGCTACCTGCGCCGCTGTCGTCGGTGGCGGTATAGGTGAAGGCCGCCGTGCCCACGAAGCCGGCAACCGGATCGAAGAACAACTGGCCAGCCTGCGACGCCAGAATTACCTGGCCCGGAATGACGGGCGTACTGTTCAGGTACAGAATGCCGGCCGCGGCGGAGGGCAGCGTCTGGACAATAAACGATTCCAGTGGCGGACCCGCCGTCACGGTGGCGCTCAGGGCCGGAATGCTGATGGAAGGCGCTGTGTTGCTGATGCCTGGCGTGGTCACGTCGTTGGCCACGAGGCCCACGGCGCAAGTGCCCAGGTACAGGTCGTCGAGGCCGAAGTCGTTGCCGCCAGTGGCCTTGTTCACGTCGCGAATCTCGAATACGGCCGTCGTGCTGCTACCCGAAAACCACAGGTCGGAGATGCGCGTGTAGCCGGTCGTACCATCCAGCGTGGTGACCGTGGAGGTAGATTTGCCGTTGATAACGAAGCCCAGCTGCGCCGGACTCTGCGGGTTGACACTGTTGGCGAAGGCCGAGAAGCTGTAGTAGGTGTTGGGCCGCACCGTCACGGTTTGCTGATACACGATGGACAGGTTCTGCGAGCCATTCACAACCATAAAGTTGTCGCCGGTACCGGTACGGCCATTGCCCGCGAAGCTCGGGTGCAGCAGCGCCGCATCGGGGCCCACCGAATACAGGGCTTCCGGAACCAGCTCGTTGTTGACGCTGGGGTTGTCGGCTACATAGCCGTAGCCCGACGTGAAGCCGGTGTTGCCGTTCGTGAAGCTGGGATTGGCCAGCAGGTTGGTACCCGTGCCGATGGTGCACACTTGGCCGGCGTCGTACACGTTCAGGCGCACCGTCGAGACGTTGGACAGATCAGGCGTGGTACCCGGCACCCGCACCTGATACGTAAACGTGTCAGGGCCGAGGTAGCCGCTGACGGGCGTGTAGCTGTAGCTACCGTCGGGGTTCAGCACCAGCGTGCCGTGCGCCACATTGCTCACCAGCTGCACCTCAAAGCTGCTGTTGGCCAAGTTGGCGGGGTTGGCGTCGTTGAGGATGATGTTGCCGGACTTGGTGGTGTTACCGGGCACTTCGTTGGTGTCGTCGTTGGTCACGAAGATGTTGCCGGCCACTACGGTCACGTTCAGCGTGGCCTGGTCAGCCGCAGCGTTAGCGCCCTGGCTGGTGCTCGTACTCACGGTGCTCAGGAGGGAGTTGGCGCCCTGGGTGGTAGGAGCATTAAAGCTGAACGTATACGTGTTCGTGATGGTGCTGTTGAGTACCGGCACGGTCTGGAAGCTGATGGTGTTGGTGGCGGTGCTGTAGGCAGCTCCTGCCGGCAGTGCCGCCTGCTGCGCGCCCGTCATGCTGGCGCCGGTGGGCAGGCGCACGGTCTGCGTAACCTGCGTGGCAGCCTGCGGGCCGTTGTTGGTGAATGTCACGGTGTACGTCCCCGACGACAAGCCTGCGCCCAGCGTGCCGGGGCCGCTCAGTGCCGTCGTCACGTCGGCCACTGGCCCTACTACTGAAATGGTATAGGTGGCGGACTGGTTGGAGGCAATACCCGCGTTGTTCACTGCAAAAAACGTGAACGTGGCGTTGCCGGCGAAAGCCGGCTCCGGGTCGAAGAGCAGGTTGGCAGCTTCAGCGGCTGTCAGCAGCTGGCCCGCCGACACAGGCGTGGTGCCCACGTACAGAATGCCGCTGGCTGGTGTCGGGAGCGTGCTCACAACATAACCCGTGACGGACCCACCAGCGTTCGGGTCGGTGCCGGCCAGCGCCTGAATGGCGGTGGAGGCGTTGGTGCTCGGCATGGCCGGCGAGTTGGTAACGGCAGTAGCCACGGGTGGCAAAGCACTTGGCCCGGCGCACAGGGCGCTGTTGGGTACTATCTGGCGGCTGATACCGGCCCCGGCCGCGCTGCTGTATTCCAGCGTGAGCGTGTTGCCACCGGTCTGCTCCCCGAAGTACACCAGCACGTTGTGCAGCCCGGCTGAGAGGGTCACGGTGGCCTGCACTGTCACAGGGCCGTGCGCACCACCATTGTTGATGGTCACGTTGCCAATAGTCGGGGCAAACACGCCCCCGTCCACCCAGAAGTACGAGGCGTCGTCGGAAGTCAGGTAGAACGTGTACGCGCCGGCCGTCGGGATGAAGATGCTGCCTCGGTGGCGGCTGGAAAACTGGTTGGGGTCGGTGCCGGTGCCCGAGGCGGGCGGAATGATGTTGCC from Hymenobacter canadensis harbors:
- a CDS encoding DUF3575 domain-containing protein — translated: MLPAMPTTQLYLPRRHHRPLLFPLSLRLQLATSAALMAVLLLAFTQPVSAQTITVKASANPLLSIEDRIPLSASLGMELGLTPHSALQLTGSYRHFRAQDQEPDNGPKVYLDYRYYFTPAQPQTGFFAGPFVGVGRLKLGLGDVPPSGAVRGKRTEQEAGVLLGYQQLFSRLTLDAFAGPAYRWETTRNANYPFSQKSAFLWLRASFTVGIRLKK
- a CDS encoding cadherin-like domain-containing protein gives rise to the protein MFQPLRHLVWLLLTALLFAGAPATAQNLLTNPSFSAGNTGFTSGYTFVTPTGSSGQGTYTVGPDNRAFNTAFPTSFGDHTTGSGNYLIVDGATTANRTIWEQTVAGLVANQPYQFSFWLLNAIGSNKAQIQVSSNGVDVGPVFTNPNDGGVWQLNTVTVNPGASTQLTIRLRGLNLNANGNDFGLDDMALLAPVANPQLTANNVTTASISTSATINATLISPLSATITGPAGATLASYTLTSVPTTGTLRIGSPTGLLATAGQVLTITQASQLYYLPASRTTENLTFAYTVTDSNGNFSASTATYTIPLVAPAAPTGCGPAYGGGAAASGLSSDYYAGYFADNLAFFGSTTPGLTRIDPQLSYTNSTTTAVDGWGNIIPPASGTGTDPNQFSSRHRGSIFIPTAGAYTFYLTSDDASYFWVDGGVFAPTIGNVTINNGGAHGPVTVQATVTLSAGLHNVLVYFGEQTGGNTLTLEYSSAAGAGISRQIVPNSALCAGPSALPPVATAVTNSPAMPSTNASTAIQALAGTDPNAGGSVTGYVVSTLPTPASGILYVGTTPVSAGQLLTAAEAANLLFDPEPAFAGNATFTFFAVNNAGIASNQSATYTISVVGPVADVTTALSGPGTLGAGLSSGTYTVTFTNNGPQAATQVTQTVRLPTGASMTGAQQAALPAGAAYSTATNTISFQTVPVLNSTITNTYTFSFNAPTTQGANSLLSTVSTSTSQGANAAADQATLNVTVVAGNIFVTNDDTNEVPGNTTKSGNIILNDANPANLANSSFEVQLVSNVAHGTLVLNPDGSYSYTPVSGYLGPDTFTYQVRVPGTTPDLSNVSTVRLNVYDAGQVCTIGTGTNLLANPSFTNGNTGFTSGYGYVADNPSVNNELVPEALYSVGPDAALLHPSFAGNGRTGTGDNFMVVNGSQNLSIVYQQTVTVRPNTYYSFSAFANSVNPQSPAQLGFVINGKSTSTVTTLDGTTGYTRISDLWFSGSSTTAVFEIRDVNKATGGNDFGLDDLYLGTCAVGLVANDVTTPGISNTAPSISIPALSATVTAGPPLESFIVQTLPSAAAGILYLNSTPVIPGQVILASQAGQLFFDPVAGFVGTAAFTYTATDDSGAGSNNTATYSMPIDNRPLPVTLVSFQAKVVRAVDVQLNWRTASELNNSHFEVQRSTDSRVFEQVARVNGQGTTASASSYSYTDAGAGKQGTKLLYYRLRQVDRDGTEAYSPVQTVRFEGKAEPAGISLYPNPATPTQATQLDLSLLPAGTYEVRVLDNVGRAVLTLTMTGGDIKPLELHNAAKGTYIVLVRGTDGKQYAKRLVKE